CGTCTCCATATGGGCTATATCGTATGAATGTCCCGGCTGTCAGGTGCGCGGTCCGTCGAGTACGCGCCTCCTCCTCGCGCGAACCGTGCCGACTCGCGCCGACCGGGCCCAAAGGCCGGGCGCGGTCAGCAATGACATCCACCGTCTGCTATATATGGGAACGCTTCCACAGGCGGTCGACGGGCCCGTGTCCCACCGTCCCGCCTGGGCACCCGTGACGCACCGGAGGTCGGACGCCGGGTGCCCGGCGGCGGACCGCCGCAGTGGCGACCATCGGAGGACAGGCATGCGCACACTTCTCGCCGCGTTGACCGCCGCGCTGACGCTCGCCGTCACGGCCGGCAGCGTCCCGTCCGACGCCGCGAACGCCTCGCAACGCGGCTCCTGCACCCGGCACCTGCTGTTCTGCGAGGACTTCGAACGCCTGCCGCGCGGCGGTGCCAGCAGCCTGAACTGGGGCATCGACACCCGCAACGGCACGCTCACCGTGGAACGCACCCACCGGGGCAACCAGGTGCTGCACGTCCACACCGTCGACAACGGACGCGCCTTCCTGCGCGTCGACGACTTCGCCGCACCGGGCAACCGCTTCTACGGCCGGATGCGGCTGCGCGTGGACGCCTTCCCCACCGCCCCCGACTGGGCGCACTTCACCCTCGTGGAGGCCACCGGCAGCGGCAGCACCGAAGTCGTCCGGCCGGTCGGCGGCCAGTACGCCCCCACCGTCCCCGGCATCTTCTGGGGCGTCGGCGCCGACGGCGGTCCGACCGGCGACTGGACCAACTGGCGGGAGTCGGCTCCCGTGGTCGAGGACACCTGGCAGTGCTTCGAGTGGAAGATCGACCCGACCGACAACCGCGTCACGGTCTGGATCGACGGGGTGGCGAACCCGGAGCTGACCGCCTCCACCACCGAACACGGCGGCAACGACGTGCCGTTCATCCTGCCGACCGTCAACACCGTCAAGATCGGCTGGCAGCTCTACCAGGGCGGGACCACCCCGGGTGCGTTCGACCTCTGGATCGACGACATCGCCCTGGCCAGCCGCCGCCTCGGCTGCTGACCCACGCTGCCGGCCCCGGGGCTCCACCCGGCCCCGGGATCGGCTACCACTGCAACGTCTGGACCTCCGTGTACTCCAGCACCCCCTCCAGGCCGAACTCCCGGCCGATCCCGGAGCGCCCGAAACCGCCGAACGGCAACCGCACGTCCGGGGTCGCACCGTCGTTGACGCTCACCCGTCCGGCGCGCAGCCGCTCGGCCACCGCGACGGCCGCCACCCGGTCGGCGGACACCACCGCACCGGCCAACCCGTATGGTGAGTCGTTCGCCAGGGCCACCGCCTCCTCGTCGGTGTCGAACGGCATCACCACCGCGACCGGGCCGAAGATCTCCTGCCGGGCGACGGGGTCGTCGTTGCCGACACCGGTCAGGACCACGGGTTCGTGGAAGAAGCCACGGCCGTCGACGCCGACCGGTCCACCGTCGACGACCGCCCGGGCGCCCCGGGCGCGCGCCGCGCGGACCGCTGCGGACACCCGGTCCCGGTGCGCGGCACTGATCAACGGGCCCAGGGTCGTCCGCTCGTCGGCGGGGTCACCCGGTACGGCGGCGGAGAGCCGCTCCGCGAGCGCCGCCACGTAGTCGGCGACCACGGCGCGGTGCACCAGGTGACGGGTGAGCAACGCGCAGCCCTGACCGGCGAGCGTGGTCGTGTTCACGGCACCGATCCGGCTCGCCATCGCGAGGTCGGCGTCGGCCCTGACCACGAGCGCCGACTTGCCGCCGAGTTCCAGCACGACCCGGGTGACGTTGCGGGCGGCCTGGGCCATCACCTGCGCCCCCACCGTGTCCGAGCCGGTGAACGTCACCAGACCGACGCGGGGGTCACCGCTCAGCGCCGCGCCGACGTCGGCGCCACCGGTCACCACGTTCAGCACACCGGGCGGTATCCCGGCCTCGTCGGCGGCCTCGGCCAGGGCGAGGATCTCCAACGGCGTGTACGGCGACGGCTTCACCACCACCGTGTTGCCCATCGCCAGGGCTGCCGCGACCTTCGGCAGGGTCAGCAGCAACGGCGCGTTGTACGGGGTGAGCGCCGCGACCACCCCGACCGGCACCCGGCGCACCAGACTCGCCGTCGTCCGGGGTGGGCTACCGGCCGCACCGGGCGGCGGGGGCAGCATCCGGTCGTGTTCCCCGGTCGCGACCTCGATCGCGTACCCGAGGTGCGCCAGCGCGGCGGCCACGAACGCCGCCGACTGGCCCCGCGGCGCACCCGACTCGGCGACCGACAGTGCCACGTGGTGGTCGATCCGGTCGCTCAGCCTCCGCCGCAGTCGGCGCAGGGCGGCGGCACGGTCGGCCGCCAGCAGTCCGGACCAGCGACCGTCGTGGAACGCCCGGTGTGCGGCGGCCACCGCGTCGGCCGCGTCGGACACCGTGCCGACGGCCGTGGTGCCGATCACCGCCTCGGTCGCCGGGTTCACCACGTCCGCCGTGTCACCGTCGGAGGCCGCGCGCCAGCGGCCGTCGACGTACAGTCCCTGTCCCATCAGGCGACCATAGGGCCGGCCGGAGACCGTCGGCGGTCGCGCGGTGATGGGTAGTGCCTATCGAGCGATACGCGGTTCGTCTTTGTGCACCAGTGGTCCGGCCGGGTGGGATGGGGGAAGGGAGCCCTGCGGCCTGAGGAGCAGTCTTGCGTGATGCGGTGATCGTCGACGCCGTTCGTACCCCGATCGGCAAACGCAACGGGGGCCTCGCCGAGTGGCACCCGGTGGATCTCGCCGCCGAGGTGCTCACCACACTCGTCACGCGGACCGGGGTCGACCCGGCCGAGATCGACGACGTCATGTTCGGGTGCGTCAACCAGCTCGGTGACCAGTCCACCAACGTCGGCCGGATGTCCGCGCTCGCCGCCGGTTGGCCCGAGACGGTGCCGGGCGTCACGATCGACCGGGCCTGCGGGTCCAGCCAGCAGGCCCTGCACTTCGCGGTCGCGAGCGTGCTGTCCGGCATGGCCGACACGGTCGTCGCCGGCGGCGTGGAGATGATGTCGCGGGTGCCGCTGGGCGCGGCCCGCGCGACCGGCATGCCCTACGGCCCCAAGGTCCGCGCCCGTTACGCCCGCGACTCCTTCAGCCAGGGGGAGGGCGCGGAGATGATCGCCGAGCGGTACGGACTGTCCCGCACCGCTCTCGACGAGTTCTCGGTACGGTCGCACACGCTCGCCGCGCAGGCGACCGACGCGGGCGCCTTCGCCGGCCAACTCGTCACGTTGCCGGACACCAGGCTGACCGCCGACGAGGGTATCCGCCGGACCTCCACGGTGGAGACCCTGGCCGGTCTCACACCCGCGTTCCGCCCCGACGGCGTCATCCACGCGGGCAACTCGTCCCAGATCTCCGACGGCGCCGCCGCCCTTCTCGTGACGACCGGTGACCGGGCCCGCGCGCTCGGCCTGACACCGATGGCCCGCTTCCACAGCGGTACGGTCGTCGGCGACGACCCGGTCGTCATGCTGAGCGCGCCCTGGCCGGCGACGCAGAAGGTGCTCGCCCGGGCGGGCCTCGGCATCGACGACATCGGCGCGTTCGAGGTCAACGAGGCGTTCGCGCCGGTACCGCTCGGCTGGCTCGCCGAGACCGGCGCGAAACCGGAGCGGCTCAACCCGCTCGGTGGTGCGATCGCGGTCGGCCACCCGCTCGGCGCGTCCGGGGCGATCCTGATGACCCGGCTGCTGCACCACATGCGCGACCAGGGCATCCGGTACGGCCTGCAGGCGATGTGCGAGGCGGGCGGCCTGGCCAACGCCACGATCGTCGAGCTGGCCGAGTGACCTCCCTGGCCGGTCGGCGGGTGCTCGTCACCGGTGGTTCCCGGGGGATCGGCCGGTCGATCGTCGAGGCTGCGACAGTGGCGGGGGCCCGCTGCGCGGTGCTCTGCCGGGATCCCGCCGGTGCCGCCGCAGCGGTCACCGCGTGCACCGACGCCGGCCTGCCGGCACCGTCGGTGCACGCGGCGGACATCACCGATCCGGTCGGGTGCGGGCGCGCGGTGGCCGACGCGGCAGACGCGCTCGGTGGCGTCGACGTGGTGGTGAACAACGCCGCCCGGGTCTCCGGTGGAGTGCCCGACGGGCTGTTCTCGACGACGGACGCGTTGCTGCGGACCGACTTCGAGGAGAAGGTCGTCGGCTACCTGCGTGTCGTCCGTGCCGCCGTGGCACACCTGCGGGCCGGTGGCTCCGGCCGGGTGGTCAACATCGGCGGCGAGGCGGCACGGATCGCCCGGCACAACGTGAGCTCCGGGGTACGCAACGCCGCTCTCGTCCACCTGACCCACTCGATGGCCCGTGAACTGGGCCCGGACGGGATCACCGCGAACGTCGTCCAGCCCGGTGTGGTGCTCACCGGTGAGGTCCGGGCGATGCTGCTGGCCGCCGCTCCGTCCGGCACGGACCCGCAGGACCACCTGCGACGTCTGGCCGCCCGCCAGTCGCTGCGTCGCTTCGTCGAGCCCGCCGAGGTCGCCGCGGTGGTGGTGTTCCTCGCGTCCACGGCGTCCTCGGGGCTGACCGGGCAGGTGCTCACGGTCTCCGGCGGGACGTCAGCGGCGGTGCACTACTGAGATCCGCTTGGCGGCGAGGACCAGACCGCCGTGCGTGGCCCGGGTGACGAGGTCCTGGTACCGACCCCAGGTCTGCACGATCTGGCCGTCGGTGTCCTTCGACACCGCGTGGAACAGTGACCGGACCGCCACCGGATCGCCGTCGCCGAGCACCTCCACGTTGGACACCAGGTGCAGGCCCGGTGACGCGGCGGCCGTCCAGTACCGGGCGAACAGCCCGACGAACTCCTCCGCCCCCGTCCGCCGCACCCCGTCGGCGCCGACGACCTCCACGTCGTCGGTGACGACCGCGCGCAGCAGGTCGGGGTCGCGGTCGTCGATCCCTCGGCAGTACGCCGCCTGCAACGCCGACACCTCCAGCAGCAGCGTCTGCGCGGCGGGAGTCACCGGACCACCCTGCGCGGGGCCGGAGCGGGGGCCGGGCGCCCGTACGAGTCGACGAACGTGCGCCGCGACGCGAGCGCGGGGTGCTCGGGTGCCTCACCCGGCGTGAGCACCGGGGTCACGCAGGCGTCCACGTCGTCGAAGACCTCCGCCCACTCGGCCCGGGTCCGGGACGCGAAGATCCGGGCCAGTTCCCGCCGCTGGTCTGGCCAGCGGCTGCGGTCGTGCTGCGGCCAGCCGGCCGGGTCGATCCCGAGGACGGTGAGGAACGCCGCGTGGAACGCCGCCTCGATCGCGCCGACGGCCATGAACCCGCCGTCCGCCGTGCGGTACGTGCGGTAGAACGGTGCGCCACCGTCGAAGATGTTGGACTCCCGCTCGTCCGACCACAGTCCGGCCGCCCGCATGTCGTGCAGCAGCGTGGTCAGCGACGCCACCGCGTCGGTCATCGCGACGTCCAGCACCGCACCCCGTCCGGTACGGGTCCGCTCCAGCAACGCCGCGAGCACCCCCATCACGAGGTACGTGCCACCCGCGCCGAAATCGGCGAGCAGGTTCAACGGCGGCAGCGGCGGCCGGTCGGCCGGACCGGTCGGGTGCAGCGCCCCGGCCACGGCGAGATAGTTGATGTCGTGCCCGGCCCGCTGCGCCCAGGCCCCCTCGTGGCCCCAGCCGGTCATGTGGACGTAGACGAGCGCCGGACACGCGGCACACAGCGTGGCCGGACCGAGCCCGAGCCGCTCCGCGACGCCGGGACGGTACGGGTCGACGAACACGTCGGCGGTGGCCACCAGGCGGCGTACCGTCTCCCGACCCTCGTCGGTCTTCAGGTCCACGGTGACCGCCCGTACCCCCGACGACCGGGAGTCGTGGTGCGCGGGCAGCCCGGAGACCCCGACGCCGCCACCCGGGCGGTCCACCCGGATCACCTCCGCGCCCAGGTCCCGCAGGAGCATCCCGGCGAACGGCGCCGGGCCCGCACCGGCGAGCAGCACGACGCGAACCCCGGCGAGCGGCCCCGGACTCACGGCAGGCGCAGCGCGAGCAGTGGCACGAACTGCGCCGCGCTGTCCAGGTCGGTGTCGTCGGGGCCACCGGCGACCGTCCGGCGGGGCATCGTCACCTTGATGGCGTTGGCGGCCGGGTAGTCGATGACCTGGACGGTCGCGGGGTCGACGTGCAGCAGGTCGGCGACCGTCCCGGCGGTGACGGCCCCGGAGTCGCGCCACGTCAGGTACGCCTCCTCGGTGCGGAACACCATGTCCACCGAGACGAGGAACGCCCCGGCGTTGCGGGTGCGGAACGTGCTGCAGTCCGATCGGATGTCGCTCATGCGTTGACCGTCACCTTCTCCACGGCGGCCGTATCGGTGATCTCCAGGGTGAACGGTTCCATCGGGTGTTCCAGTGCCGCGCCGTGCCAGACGCTCCAGGTGAACACCGGGCCGACGTCGACGACCGACGGGGCGTAGGCGAGCGCGCCGTTGGCCGAGTTGGCGACGCCGGGCACCCGTACGCCGTGCATGAAGAACGGCATCGCCCCCGAGACGATCTCGTGCGCGATCTCCTGGTCGGCGGCGACAGCCTCGGCGACCAACCCGATCTCGTAGCAGCCGGCGTACCCGGTGGCCGCGTTCGGCTCGGCGGCGCCGAGGACGGCGTCGTATCCGTAGCGGCGGAACCCGAATGTGTACGCCGACTCGTCCAGGCCGTACCGGTCCCGGGCGGTGCGGTGCACGAGGTCGGTGATCGCGGCGGTGTAGTCGGCGACGTTGGCCACCACGGCGGGGTCGCGGACCCCGAACAGGCACATGCTGCGGTAGCCGAGCTGCTCGACGCCCTCCAGCCGCACGCTGTACGGCTCGGGGGTGAACGTCGCCCCGACCACGCGGACGCTCTGGTCGTCGAGCTGGAGGTACCGGGCCGCCGACGTGTCCAGCGTCCCCGGCGGCTCCCGCAGCAGGTACGGCGTCGCGTTCTCGTACAGCATCTGCGCGGCCACCGACCGGACGGTGCAGCGGGACCGGCCGCCGACCGGGCGAACCGTGAAGCCCTCGTCGTCGACCTCGCCGACGATGCACTCGCCGGCACCGATCGGCTCCTCGATGGCGTACCCGCACTCGACGGTCTTGCCCATGTGCCAGGCCGGGCCGGGCGCGATGCCGCGCAGCAGCGGGACGGCCGCATAGATCGCCGCGTCCGAGGAACGGCCGGCCAGCACGATCTGCGCACCGGCGTCGAGCGCCTCGGCGTAGGGCTCGGGGCCCATCATCGCCACGATCCGCGTCGCCCGCTCGACGTCGGCCTCGGTCAGCTCGGGGCGGCCGTCGAGTCCCCACGTCTGTCCACTCCGGACCTTGCCGAGAACCCAGTCCTTCGGCTGCTCGGTGCGGATCGTGGCGATCCGGGCGGTCCGGCCGTGGGCGGCGAGGATGTCCGTCACGATCCCACGGAACCAGGTGAGCCCGGCGTCGCTGCCGGTGAATCCGGCCGACCCGATGAGCAGTGGCACCCCGATGTCGAGCGCGCCGATCACCATGCGCTCCAGGTCCCGGCGGGTCTGCCGGTAACCGGCCCAGCTCGCCGCGGCGCCCAGGTAGTACGGACCCCAGTCGGTGCTGCCCGCGTCGCAGGCGATGAAGTCGGGCTTCGTCTGTAGCGCGGCGCGGAACGACTTCGTGGAGAAGCCACCGCCCATCACGGCGGCGGGCGCGACGAACCGCACCCGGGACCGGTCGTCAGTACTCATCGTTCACCTCTCGTCGACCAGTGCGAACAGTGCGCGCCGGTGCTGGTCCGGCGTTCCGGCGAGCACCGCGGCGGCGTGCGCCCGGCGCAGTAGGACGTGGGCGGGGTACTCCCAGGTGAAGCCGATCCCGCCGTGCAGTTGGATGGCCTCGGTGGTGACCGTCACGGCGGCCTCGGACGCCTTGACCGCGAGCGTGTGCGCGCTGCGCTCGTCCCCGCCGCACCGGGTGACGTACGCGGCGGCCGACCGCGCCACCTCAACCGTGACGGTGAGGTCGGCCAGCGTGTGCGCCAACGCCTGGAACGCGCCGATCGGCCGCCCGAACTGGTGGCGGGTCCTGGCGTGGTCGACGGTCAGCTCCAACGCGTGCCCGGCCACGCCCACGCACTCGGCGCCCAGCGCGATGCAGGTCGCGATCTCGGCCCGCCGGATCGCCCCGGCGGCGGCGGCACCGTCGGCGAGGACGGTGGCGGGGGTCTCGTCGAACCCCGCCCGCCAGGCCGGTCGGCTCAGGTCCAGCGACGGCAGGGCGGTCAGCGTCGCGCCGGGTGCGTCCGGCGCGACGAGGGCGAGCACCGGCGACCCCGCCACGTCGACCGGCACCAGCATCGGGCAGGGCGGCGGGACGGCCAGCACCGGCCCGACCGTGCCGGTCAGGGTAAGCGCGCCGTCCGCCGCCGTCGACGCGGCCACCCGACGGCCCGAGGCGAACGGCACGTGCACCAGCGTGGGCAGCGGGGACCCGGCGGCGATGCCCTCCAGCAGCTCACCCGAGCGGGCCGTGTCCACCGCCGACAGTGCCGTCGCCGCCGCGACCGCACCCGGCACGAACGGGCCGCCGACGACCGCGCGGCCCAACTCCGCCGCGACGGCGACCAGTTCGGCCGCGCCGAAGCCCAGCCCACCCCGCGACTCCGGGACGAGCAACCCGGCCAGACCCAGCTCGCCGCTGAGCCGCGACCACACGTGCCCGCCGTCCTCCACCGGCACGACGGGGTGGGCGTACGCGCCGAGGAAGTCCCGCAGCGCGGAGCCCAGCTCCGCGGCCACCTCCTCCGCAGCGGTCACGACACGGTTCCCGGCGTCGGATCGGCGGTCGGCTCCTCGATCCCGCACACCTTGCGGGCCAGGTGCTTCGCGTGCGTCATGTCGTAGTGCTTCTCGACGATGAGGCGTTGCGCGTGCAACCCTCCGCCGCCCTGCAGGATGGTCACGCTCTGCCAGCCGCCGAACGTGTCGGCGGTGAAGTCGCGGATGCCGTGGAAGAGCCGCATCCGGTGCTCGGCGTCGACGCCCTCCATCGTGCGCATGTACTTCGCGACGAACTCGCCCGTCTCCGGGTGACGCAGGTCGTCGAGCATCGGCGCGGTGAGGATGCTGCCGCCGGCCACGTCGTGCAGGTTGCGGACCATCTCGGCGTAGTTCAACGCGGCGAAGTACTTCGCCGCGTTGGTCATCAGCTCGTCGGGGGACGCCCAACCCTCCGCGGTGAACTGGGCGTTGTTGACGGCGGCCTCCAGCCCGGCCCGCACCATCGTCGCGTAGTTGATCAGCTCGGCGATCTTCTGGCGGATGTGCGGGATGCGCTGCAACCCGTTGGCCTCGGCGATGAGCTGGGCCATGCCGACGAGCGTGTCGGCCATCTCGACGTAGTGCGCGACGCTGCCGATGCGTTCCCACAGCCCGAGCGAGTGGGCGAACGTGGCGGAGTGCTCCACCTCGCCGTCGAGGAACACCCGCTCGTTGGGCACGTAGACGTCGTCGAAGATGACGAACCCCTCGGCCATGTTGCGCCGACCGCTGTAGGGGAAGTAGTCGGTCGGCAGGTCCGGACGCGGCGCGTACGTGGTGGCGACGATCTTCACGCCGGGCGAGTTGACCGGCACCGCGCAGGCGATCGACCAGTCTTCCTCACCCGGCTTCATCCGCTTGGTCGGCATCACGATGAGGTCGTGGTCGATCGGGGCACCGGTGATGTGCAGCTTCGCCCCCCGGATGACCACCCCGCCGGAGTCCCGGCTGACCACCCGGACGTACAGGTCCGGGTCGTCCTGCTTCATCGGCGACAGGGCCCGGTTGCCCTTGGCGTCGGTGATGGTCTGCACGCAGCGCAGGTCGACCTTCTTGGCGTGCTCGAAGTAGTCCATCACCCGGTCGGCGTACTCCGGCAACTGCGACCGGATCCGGCTGGCGGCGGTCATCAGCATCAGCAGGCTCACCGACGTGGTGCGGGTGGGATTGGCCCACTTGAGCTGCTCGACCTCCTGGTAACGCAGATCCTCCACGCTGCGCGGGATGAAGAACAGCGGCCCGTACGCGTCGTCGCCGGGCCGGTAGAACTCGTCGTAGTTCGCGGCGGTCATCGCGATGCTCTGCCGCAGCAGCGGCTCCTCGGTGACGTCCTCGATCCGCCGGCCCGCGAGGTAGACCTGACGGCCGTCACGGAGGCTCTGCCGGTACTGTTCCCCGGTCATCATGGCGCTGCGGGTCCTTTCGTTCGAGGGTGCCGGTCACGGGGCAGGCCGAGCACCCGCTCGGCGACGATGCCGCGCTGGATCTGGTCGGTGCCGCCGGCGATGCGTTGCGCGGGTGAGCTGAGCAGGAAGTCCGACCAGGCGGAGCCGCCCGAGCCGCCGTCGTCGGCGACCAGGTCGGGTCCGAGCAGCCGCGCGGCGGCGCGGCCGTAGAAGCCGAGGTCGTCGACGAGGGCGAGTTTGCCCACCGACGGCGAGAGCCCCGCGGTGGCGACCCGGTCCGCCGTCACACCGGCGAGCTGCTCGCGGATCCACGCCTCGGCCAGCAGCTCCCGGTCGGCCTCGCCGAGTGGGTTCCGGTCGCCGACCAGGGCACGCAGCCGCCGGAACGGCTGGCTCAGGTACGTCTTGTCCCGGCTGCCCATCGCCGCGCGCTCACTGGTCAGCGTGGACATCGCGACGGCCCAACCGTCGTCGACGGCACCGAGCCGGGCACTGTCGGGGATCCGGACGTCGTCGAAGAAGACCTCGTTGAAGTGGCTGTCGCCGTTGATCTGACGGATCGGCCGGACGGTGATGCCGGGACGGTCCATCTCGACCAGGAAGGCGGTGATGGACCGGTGACGGTCGGCGGGCGCCCCGGTGCGGGCGAGCAACTCGCCGACGTCGGAGAGATGTGCCCACGAGGACCACACCTTCTGGCCGTTGAGCACCCAGTCGTCACCGTCGCGTACCGCCGTGCAGCGAAGCGCGGCGAGGTCGGAACCGGCTTCCGGCTCCGAGAAGAGCTGGCAGGCGAGGGCGTCCCCCCGCCACAGGGCCCGGACCCAGCGGTCCCGCTGCGGCGCGGTGCCGTGGGCCAGGATCGTCGGCGCGACGATGCGCCGGCTGACCGTGAAGTACGCCTGGTCGGGCAGCGCGTACCCGCACAGGACGTCACGCAGCGCGGCGGCGACGTCCGGGTCCAGGCCCCGGCCGCCGTGCTCGACGGGTCCGTCGAACCAGGCGAGGCCGGCGTCGAAGAGCCGTCGCTGGAACGCCGAGGAGACGGCCAGCCCGCTGTCACCGCCGCCGGGCTCGTCCACCACGGCCTCCGGGTCGTGACGGACCAGCCCTTCGGCGGCGGCGAACGCGTGGATCTCGGTGACCAGCGCGTCGAAAGTCGGGTCCGGCATGGTCACCGCCCCGCCCAGACCGGCGCGCGCCGCTCGGCGAACGCGCGCGCGCCCTCGGCCGCGTCCGCCGAGGCGAACACCGGGTCGAACCACTCGTCCTGCCGGGCGAACGCCTCGTCGTCGGACCAGTCCGGGCTGCGCCGCAGCACCTGCAGACTGGCGGCGACCGCGAGCGGTGCGTTCGCGGCGATGGTCTGCGCCAACCGGAGTGCCCCGTCGAGCGCCCCACCGGCCGGCGTGAGCTGGTTGACCAGCCCGCACCCGGCGGCGCGCGGGGCGTCGATCGGTGCGCCGGTGAGGACGAGCTCCATCGCGAGGGCGTAGGGCAGCCGGCGGGGGAGCCGGAACGTGCCGCCGCCCCGGGCGGCCAACCCGCGAGTGACCTCCGGCAGCCCGAACCGGGCGTCCTCGGCGGCCACGACCAGGTCACAGGCGAGCACCATCTCGAAGCCGCCACCCAGGGCCCAGCCCTCGACGGCGGCGACGAGCGGCACCTGCGGCGGAGACTGCACGAACCCGGCGAACCCCCGGCCGGGCACACTCGGCCGGCCCTGGACCGGGAAGTCCCGCAGGTCCATCCCGGCGCTGAACGTGCCACCGGCGCCGGTGAGCACGACGGCCCGGACGCTCGCGTCGGAGTCGAGCGAGATGAACGTCTCGGCCAGCGCCTCCGCCGTGACCCGGTTGATCGCGTTGCGTCGGTGCGGCCGGCTCACCGTCACGACCGCGACGTGACCGTGGCGGTGCAGGAGGACGGCGGGCGCGTCGGCTGGTGCGTGCGGAGCGCCGGCCATCAGCGTGGCGCCATCCGGATCGCGCCGTCGAGGCGAACGGTCTCACCGTTGAGGTAGCCGTTGGAGAGCATGTGCACCGCGAGTGCCGCGTACTCGTCGGGCGCGCCGAGCCGCTTCGGGCTCGGGACGCTCGCGGCCAGCCCGGCGCGCAGGTCGTCGCGCAGCCGCCCCAGCATCGGGGTGTCGAACACCCCGGGCGCGATCGTGTTGACCCGGATCTGCCGACTCGCCAGGTCCCGCGCGGTGACCAACGTGATCCCGTGCACCCCGGCCTTCGCGGCGGTGTAGGACGCCTGGCCGATCTGACCTTCGAAAGCGGCGACCGACGCGGTGAGCACACACGCGCCGCGTTCCCCGTCGACCGGCTCGGCCTCCGCGATCGCCGCGGCGACCAGACGCAGCACGTTGTACGTGCCGACGAGGTTGACCCGGACCACCTCGGCGAAGCCCTCGATCGGTGCGGGTCGACCCTCCTTGTCCAGGATGCGCAGGCGGTCGCTGCCCCGGCCGGCGCAGTGCACCAACCCCCGTACCGGCCCGCGCTCCCGCGCGACGTCCACGGCTGCGGACATCTCCTCGGTGCTGGTGATGTCGGCGGCGACGAACGTCGCGGCCGGGCCGAGCGCCTTCGCCTCGGCGGTGCCGGCCTCGGTCGCGGTGGGCAGGTCGACCATCACCACGGTCGCGCCTCCGGCGACGAGTCGGCGTGTGGTGGCCAGGCCGAGCCCGGAGGCCCCACCGGTCACCACGACGGTGGCCTTGTCCAGATTCACGTTCAGTTCTCCTGCCGCCATTGCACCACTGACGCCATTGACGATTACGGTAAAACGCGGCCACGTCCAATACACCTCTGCGCCGAACAGATAGGGGATGCCTATCGGACGGTTCGGCGCCTTCGTCTTGACACGGATTGTGTGCCGACTAACGTCGTCCGTGGCAGTGGCGCGGGCATATTCGGAAGCACATTCTGCGGGAGTGAGCCGGTGAGATCCTTGGCCTCGGTCGGACCGGGTGACTGGCCCACCATGAGTGCGCACGCCTACCCGGACGCACCGGCGTTGCGGACCCCCGACGGGGTCGCGCTGACGTTCGCCGGCCTGGAGGCCCGCGCGTCGCGGCTGGCGAGCGCGTTACGGGCGGCCGGCATCGCACCGGGCGAACGGATAGCGATCCTGGGCACCGACAGCGTCGGCTACGCGGTGACGCTCTTCGCCTCGCTCAAGCTGGGCACGATCGGCGCGCCGCTGAACTACCGGCTCGCCGCTGCCGAGCTCTCCGCGTTGACGGCGCTGGCCGACCCGGCCGTGCTGGTGCTGGAGTCGCGCTACGCACACCTGCTCGACGACCTGCGGGCTGCGGCACCGGGGCTGCGCCTGGTGTTGACCCTGGACGGACCGTCGGCCGGGATCGCCTCGATCGAGGAGTTCGG
Above is a window of Verrucosispora sp. NA02020 DNA encoding:
- a CDS encoding thiolase family protein, which produces MRDAVIVDAVRTPIGKRNGGLAEWHPVDLAAEVLTTLVTRTGVDPAEIDDVMFGCVNQLGDQSTNVGRMSALAAGWPETVPGVTIDRACGSSQQALHFAVASVLSGMADTVVAGGVEMMSRVPLGAARATGMPYGPKVRARYARDSFSQGEGAEMIAERYGLSRTALDEFSVRSHTLAAQATDAGAFAGQLVTLPDTRLTADEGIRRTSTVETLAGLTPAFRPDGVIHAGNSSQISDGAAALLVTTGDRARALGLTPMARFHSGTVVGDDPVVMLSAPWPATQKVLARAGLGIDDIGAFEVNEAFAPVPLGWLAETGAKPERLNPLGGAIAVGHPLGASGAILMTRLLHHMRDQGIRYGLQAMCEAGGLANATIVELAE
- a CDS encoding aldehyde dehydrogenase family protein, with product MGQGLYVDGRWRAASDGDTADVVNPATEAVIGTTAVGTVSDAADAVAAAHRAFHDGRWSGLLAADRAAALRRLRRRLSDRIDHHVALSVAESGAPRGQSAAFVAAALAHLGYAIEVATGEHDRMLPPPPGAAGSPPRTTASLVRRVPVGVVAALTPYNAPLLLTLPKVAAALAMGNTVVVKPSPYTPLEILALAEAADEAGIPPGVLNVVTGGADVGAALSGDPRVGLVTFTGSDTVGAQVMAQAARNVTRVVLELGGKSALVVRADADLAMASRIGAVNTTTLAGQGCALLTRHLVHRAVVADYVAALAERLSAAVPGDPADERTTLGPLISAAHRDRVSAAVRAARARGARAVVDGGPVGVDGRGFFHEPVVLTGVGNDDPVARQEIFGPVAVVMPFDTDEEAVALANDSPYGLAGAVVSADRVAAVAVAERLRAGRVSVNDGATPDVRLPFGGFGRSGIGREFGLEGVLEYTEVQTLQW
- a CDS encoding SDR family NAD(P)-dependent oxidoreductase; protein product: MTSLAGRRVLVTGGSRGIGRSIVEAATVAGARCAVLCRDPAGAAAAVTACTDAGLPAPSVHAADITDPVGCGRAVADAADALGGVDVVVNNAARVSGGVPDGLFSTTDALLRTDFEEKVVGYLRVVRAAVAHLRAGGSGRVVNIGGEAARIARHNVSSGVRNAALVHLTHSMARELGPDGITANVVQPGVVLTGEVRAMLLAAAPSGTDPQDHLRRLAARQSLRRFVEPAEVAAVVVFLASTASSGLTGQVLTVSGGTSAAVHY
- a CDS encoding DUF4387 family protein, which translates into the protein MSDIRSDCSTFRTRNAGAFLVSVDMVFRTEEAYLTWRDSGAVTAGTVADLLHVDPATVQVIDYPAANAIKVTMPRRTVAGGPDDTDLDSAAQFVPLLALRLP
- a CDS encoding nuclear transport factor 2 family protein; this translates as MTPAAQTLLLEVSALQAAYCRGIDDRDPDLLRAVVTDDVEVVGADGVRRTGAEEFVGLFARYWTAAASPGLHLVSNVEVLGDGDPVAVRSLFHAVSKDTDGQIVQTWGRYQDLVTRATHGGLVLAAKRISVVHRR
- a CDS encoding CaiB/BaiF CoA-transferase family protein, which translates into the protein MSPGPLAGVRVVLLAGAGPAPFAGMLLRDLGAEVIRVDRPGGGVGVSGLPAHHDSRSSGVRAVTVDLKTDEGRETVRRLVATADVFVDPYRPGVAERLGLGPATLCAACPALVYVHMTGWGHEGAWAQRAGHDINYLAVAGALHPTGPADRPPLPPLNLLADFGAGGTYLVMGVLAALLERTRTGRGAVLDVAMTDAVASLTTLLHDMRAAGLWSDERESNIFDGGAPFYRTYRTADGGFMAVGAIEAAFHAAFLTVLGIDPAGWPQHDRSRWPDQRRELARIFASRTRAEWAEVFDDVDACVTPVLTPGEAPEHPALASRRTFVDSYGRPAPAPAPRRVVR